The Stigmatella aurantiaca DW4/3-1 genome contains the following window.
CAGGAGCCGCGCCAGACAGATGAACACGTTGGCGAAGTCCTGGCACACGCCGAGCCGCGTCGAATACACGTCGAACGGGGTGGTGTTCAGCGTGGTGGAGCCCTGCTGGTAGCGGTACTCCTTGAAGATGCTGAAGTTGATGTCCAGCAGCGTGTCCAGCAAGTCGAAGTCGTTGCGGCGCGCGAAGCTCATCGCGTACTCGAGCAACTCCTCCAACTGGGTGTCCGCCAGTTCGGGCGGCAGCAAGTAAGGCTGGAGCATGTTGGCCTGCCACGGCATCCACACCAGCGGCAAGGTGGAGCGCACGTGGAGCGGCCGGTAGCTCAGCGGATCCGTGTCCCGGAGCTCGACCCGGGAGTGGGCCTCGATGATGAGCTCGTCGTAGGACGTGTCCACCAGCACCTTGCGAACCCGGTTGCCGAACACGTCCTCATACTCGGCCTGCGTCACCCCCGAGGACATCGTCACCTCGTGCGAGAGCAGGGACTGCAACCGGTCATGAAGGGGGGTGAGCCGCAGCTTGTGGGCGCTCCGCTCCACGGCTTGGGAGTACCGGTAGATGGTCCGGTGATGCACATCCATCACCTTCACGGGGGCCACCGGTGGACGGCGCAGGCGGCTTCGGGCCTCGAACTCGGCGACCAGGGCGGGCTTGGCCCCCCCCGCCATCAAGGACTTTGGAGGCAGCACCTCGGCGCGCACGGCCCCCTGGCGAATGATGACCAGGGAACTCGGCGGCATTTGCTTCCAGGTTGCCGGCACCTCGGTGCGCGACTCGATGGGATGGGTGCTGACGATGAAACCCTTGCGGCTCTTGGCCCCTCGCCGCGTCAGGTCCAGCTCCAGGTCGTCATCGCCCAGGATGAGCCGCTCGTAGGGCGGAGCGACTTGCCACAGCCAGCAGTTCGTGGCCCCCGTGCGGTCCGCGTAGATGCACAGGTCCCTCCCGTCCGAGAGGACGAGGGTCAGCGGCCCCAGGGTGTTGACCTCTTCCAGCCAGCCGCGCATCCGGGGCGCATCCACGTCCCCGAGGCTGCGCCAACCCTGCTGGTGGACCCAATCCAGCAACCGGCAGAACAGGGCCTCCGAGTCCGTGGAGCCCACCGGCTCGAAGAACGAGCCCTGGGGGACAACCAGGCGCTGCTCCAGGCTGCCGCTGTGGGCCAGCAGCCAGTCCCGCCCCCAGGCACTGCGGCAGAAAGGCTGGGTGTTCGCCTCGGTCAGAGGCCCCCATGCCGCCGTGCGCAGGTGCAGCAAGAAGATGGAGGACTCCAGCGGATCCCACGTCTTCATGAGTCCGCTGCGGGTGCTGCCTGGCTGAGGGGCCGCTTCCTTGACGAGGCTGGCTGCGAACTCGCCACCGGGGTAGTAACCCACGCCCCACCCGTCCGGTGGCTTGTGTCCGGGGGACATGCAGCGCAGGTCCAGGCTGGGGGCGAGCTCTCCCTCGAAGGACAGCGCGAGCAGGTTGAGCATGGCGCGGGACTCTACCCGCCCATGACTTGAGTGCCCAGAGGCATGGCCTTGCCGAAGTACTCCCGCGCGATGAGCTGGCACAGCTCCGACGTCCCCTCCACCATGCGGGTGAGCAGCGCATGCAAGTTGGCTTCCGGCCCCACCAGGGCCTCGGGGCGCAGCTGATCCAGCAGGGGCGCGAGCCGTGCCAGGCTCTCCTGGCCCAACTGGCCCTGGCCCTCGGGCGCGGCGAGCAGGCGCAGGTACCGGTTCGCCGCCTCCAAGCAGTAACGCACCGAGCGGGGAAAGCGGGCTTCGAGCAGAAGGAAGGCCGCCACGGCATCTCCTGTCACACGCCCCGAGTGGCTCTTCATGAAGGGCTCGAAGCCGGAGCCCGCCCGCAGGAGCGACAACCAGAGGGCCGTCTGCACCACCAGGTGCCCCGGGTTCATGCCGGTGAAGACGTGGTGGTGCACGTCCAGCAGCCGCGCCGTCTGCCCGGAGCGCTCCAGCACCACCCCCAACCGGATGAAGTCCAGGGGGGTGTCGTGCAGCATGGTGCTGCCGGACAGCCCCAGACACAGCTGCACCATGCGGCGAATGTGCAGGTAGAAGGCATACCGGGAGTGCGTGTACTCGGCCTTGCCCATCTCCCCACCGAGCCAGAGGTACAGCTCGTTGGTGACCTCCCAGCACTCGCGGCTCACCACCTCGCGGATGGAGCGCGCGTTGTCCCGGGCCGCGAAGAGGGTGTTCACCAGGCTGGAGCCACTGCCCTCTTCCCAGGTGAGGAAGCGCTGCACGGCCTCGCCGTCGGCTTCCGCCTGCTCACCGTGCAGCGCGGCGAAGGTGCCGCGCTCACCAAAGATGGCCAGCGCCGGCATCCAGCACTGCTCCGGGGGAAGCTCCGCGTCCAGGGCGAGCTGGCCGGTCATCTGGAGCACCCGCGCGGTGCTCTCGGCCCGCTCCAGGTAACGCCCCAGCCAGAAACACTGCTCGGCGATCCGGGCGATCATGCCGTCTCCTTCTGCACCCAGGTGTCCTTGGAACCACCGCCCTGGCTGGAGTTGACGACGTAGGAGCCCGCGCGCAGGGCCACCCGGCTCAACCCGCCCGGGAGCACCCAGGAGCCCTGGGGGCTCGTGAGAATGTAGGGCCGCAGATCCACCCGGCGCGACACCACCTGGCGCGAGGCCGCATCCCAGGTCGGGCAGGTGGACAGCTCGATGCGTGGCTGGGCGATGTAGCGCCGGGGCTCGGCGAGGATGCGCTGGCGGAAGTCCTCGCGCTCCTCCCGGGTGGAC
Protein-coding sequences here:
- a CDS encoding class II glutamine amidotransferase; the protein is MLNLLALSFEGELAPSLDLRCMSPGHKPPDGWGVGYYPGGEFAASLVKEAAPQPGSTRSGLMKTWDPLESSIFLLHLRTAAWGPLTEANTQPFCRSAWGRDWLLAHSGSLEQRLVVPQGSFFEPVGSTDSEALFCRLLDWVHQQGWRSLGDVDAPRMRGWLEEVNTLGPLTLVLSDGRDLCIYADRTGATNCWLWQVAPPYERLILGDDDLELDLTRRGAKSRKGFIVSTHPIESRTEVPATWKQMPPSSLVIIRQGAVRAEVLPPKSLMAGGAKPALVAEFEARSRLRRPPVAPVKVMDVHHRTIYRYSQAVERSAHKLRLTPLHDRLQSLLSHEVTMSSGVTQAEYEDVFGNRVRKVLVDTSYDELIIEAHSRVELRDTDPLSYRPLHVRSTLPLVWMPWQANMLQPYLLPPELADTQLEELLEYAMSFARRNDFDLLDTLLDINFSIFKEYRYQQGSTTLNTTPFDVYSTRLGVCQDFANVFICLARLLGVPARYTCGYIYTGPKHANAAQAEASHAWVQVYLPEVGWKGFDPTNGILTQTDHVRVAVGRQYSDTTPTRGTIYLGGGGERLEVFVRCEPVEQGSR
- a CDS encoding alpha-E domain-containing protein produces the protein MIARIAEQCFWLGRYLERAESTARVLQMTGQLALDAELPPEQCWMPALAIFGERGTFAALHGEQAEADGEAVQRFLTWEEGSGSSLVNTLFAARDNARSIREVVSRECWEVTNELYLWLGGEMGKAEYTHSRYAFYLHIRRMVQLCLGLSGSTMLHDTPLDFIRLGVVLERSGQTARLLDVHHHVFTGMNPGHLVVQTALWLSLLRAGSGFEPFMKSHSGRVTGDAVAAFLLLEARFPRSVRYCLEAANRYLRLLAAPEGQGQLGQESLARLAPLLDQLRPEALVGPEANLHALLTRMVEGTSELCQLIAREYFGKAMPLGTQVMGG